The Klebsiella africana sequence CGAAGGCGTGCTACTTCGGACAGGCGGCCGGATCCTTCATCCTGACGGGCTCTTTTATCGGGTAGGACGGACTGCCGTAGGTGTAACAGCTGGTGGTCACCTTCACGTCATCGCAGGGTAAAAAGTGCACCGTAATGCCGCACACGTCCTGGCCGTTATAGTCAGGCAGCGGAACGGTTTTGCTGTGCTGCCGATTCTGAGAGCTCATTTTTTTCTCCCAGGCTTTATATTTTTCGTAATCAGCAAATCCAGGAAAACCTTCAGTCGATGCCTCACCACTTTCCCAGTCAACGCGCACCGTCATACCCGGCGTCCAGCGGGCGGGCACGCTGAAGCAGCAGCCACCGCCGCCGCCCTGAAACGGACCTATAATGTCGATCCCCGACTGGCCATTGATACTGAAGTGGTTAATTGCCCATTTGGTGTGGTTGATGGCGTCAATGGTGCCGCCTCCGCCGCCTCCGGCCTGTGCGGCTGGCTGTGCGCAGCCGGTTAACAGCAGCAGACCCGCCAGCAGCGGGCTGATTAATGCAGATTTCATCGGACTCTCCCTGTCGGTTTGAGGGTAATGAAGAG is a genomic window containing:
- the tli1 gene encoding T6SS immunity phospholipase A1-binding lipoprotein Tli1-KP yields the protein MKSALISPLLAGLLLLTGCAQPAAQAGGGGGGTIDAINHTKWAINHFSINGQSGIDIIGPFQGGGGGCCFSVPARWTPGMTVRVDWESGEASTEGFPGFADYEKYKAWEKKMSSQNRQHSKTVPLPDYNGQDVCGITVHFLPCDDVKVTTSCYTYGSPSYPIKEPVRMKDPAACPK